From the Rhinoderma darwinii isolate aRhiDar2 chromosome 12, aRhiDar2.hap1, whole genome shotgun sequence genome, one window contains:
- the LOC142664922 gene encoding uncharacterized protein LOC142664922: protein MSYRELLQLAIDESSRINQGITDGRLRSGHRRRQSVEQDEDHDNVPDRRRRRGQVPPRRRLQQEGADRSRSPLRPEPIEQSETTSGRRINSETELRIPGESQPGSTPSTTQERCERLEEPTQDPSTSEPLPNQQPSREGSRSPQQTSNRLVEPTPSTSQLLPNQQSTTETTDSRPVQRRQRRRGRRGRQIDRLPSRTFTENEDIQSCTICLEDYEIGEQVTVLPCSHIFHLPCIAHWIPKNPRCPLCRVHAFQRKRRR from the exons atgagttaccgagaactcttgcagcttgcaatagacgaaagttcccggataaatcaag gcattactgatggaagattaagatctggacatagaaggcgtcagagtgtggagcaggatgaagaccatgacaatgtccccgacaggagacgaagacgtggtcaagttccaccgcgccgtaggttgcagcaagaaggagcggacagaagccggtccccattacgacctgagccaatagaacagtctgaaacgacaagtggccgtcgtattaatagtgagaccgagctcagaattcctggagaatcccagcctgggtctactccatcaactactcaggagagatgcgaaaggctggaggaaccaacacaagaccccagcaccagtgagccgctaccaaaccaGCAGCcatccagagaaggaagcagatctcctcagcaaacatctaacaggctggtggagccaacaccaagcaccagtcagctgcttcccaaccaacagtcgacaacagagaccacagacagcagacctgtgcagagaagacaacgtcggcgaggcaggagaggcaggcagattgatagactcccatctcgaacctttactgaaaacgaagacatccagtcctgcactatatgcctagaggactatgagattggagagcaagtcaccgttctgccatgttcccacatattccatctgccttgtattgcacattggatcccgaaAAATCCACGCTGTCCtttgtgccgcgtccatgcctttcaaagaaagaggaggagataa